GACAGGAACTTTTCCTGTCATGTTTTTTTGTTTGGCCGCATAGGATGGCAGTGAACGTACAAGCAAAGGAGGAATAGTATGCAAATCCAGACCGACAATCCAACATACGCAATTCCATCAGGGGATCATGTCATCACGATGAGAAATCGAAAAAGAATGGATCTTACATCTGTTAAAACAATCGATCGGTTCGACCAGGAGGAGTTCATCGTACGGACATCTCAGGGAGTATTAGTAATTCGCGGGGAGGAGCTGCGTATCGTCCATTTGGATGTAGACAAAGGGCTT
This DNA window, taken from Sporosarcina luteola, encodes the following:
- the yabP gene encoding sporulation protein YabP, which gives rise to MQIQTDNPTYAIPSGDHVITMRNRKRMDLTSVKTIDRFDQEEFIVRTSQGVLVIRGEELRIVHLDVDKGLLTLEGTISTMQYDEEDASSRGFLHKLFG